The Candidatus Krumholzibacteriia bacterium genome contains a region encoding:
- a CDS encoding sodium:proton antiporter, producing MLLFLLGATCAAGETPAGDNVSAAVLGEGMPLWSILPFAGILLSIALFPLFLPRFWHHHYSKVAVAWGLIFAVPFLLARRGDAVHAILVTTLHEYMPFIVLLWALFTVAGG from the coding sequence ATGTTGCTGTTCCTTCTCGGCGCCACCTGCGCCGCCGGCGAAACACCCGCCGGCGACAACGTGAGCGCCGCCGTTCTCGGGGAAGGCATGCCGCTCTGGAGCATCCTCCCCTTCGCCGGCATCCTCCTCTCCATCGCGCTCTTCCCGCTCTTCCTACCCCGCTTCTGGCATCATCATTATTCCAAAGTGGCTGTGGCCTGGGGCCTGATCTTCGCCGTTCCCTTCCTGCTCGCTCGCAGGGGTGACGCGGTCCACGCCATCCTGGTGACCACACTGCACGAATACATGCCGTTCATCGTCTTGCTCTGGGCGCTGTTCACCGTGGCCGGTGGC